One part of the Vicia villosa cultivar HV-30 ecotype Madison, WI linkage group LG6, Vvil1.0, whole genome shotgun sequence genome encodes these proteins:
- the LOC131612827 gene encoding heavy metal-associated isoprenylated plant protein 36-like has product MEPTTETRPELVVLHEGPPPPEEQQLQSLMCKCCVLRVSIHCQGCMRKVKKVLQSIDGVYQTTIDLKQQKVVVMGTVDTDTLIKILAQTGKRAELWPDTEPIKKKKKKKKKKKKPKPENNQNTDQKQSDGDSSEEGNQTDGNENEAVKVVVQDTRNSDGGGGGGGGGGGGNINVTRISEGGWPTGRGSVQFQEIKPEVRHVMHFPGGNGNQLPVAEKRVTVAVENGGGTDGGYMRNRAFYRGQKGNNEGLNVTFEQPSGDWNQNQMQGNGPYGNGPGQGPGPGHVSFVGPPNESPPRNQYPPHYHGHAPASPTAGCGGNSFHTAYAPSMRYGASYCTTSSQPYSYTHAHQSNDSDSETYAYIAPSRRSHSFELFSDENPNACSVM; this is encoded by the exons ATGGAACCAACAACAGAAACAAGACCCGAACTAGTAGTTCTTCACGAAGGACCACCACCACCTGAAGAACAGCAGTTACAATCTCTCATGTGCAAG TGCTGTGTGTTAAGAGTCTCCATTCATTGTCAAGGCTGCATGAGAAAAGTCAAAAAAGTCCTCCAGAGCATAGATG GTGTTTATCAAACTACAATTGATTTGAAGCAACAAAAGGTTGTAGTAATGGGAACTGTAGACACTGATACACTGATCAAGATACTCGCGCAAACTGGAAAACGAGCGGAGTTATGGCCGGATACAGAaccaatcaagaagaaaaagaaaaagaagaagaaaaagaagaaacctAAGCCAGAGAATAATCAGAACACGGATCAGAAACAAAGCGACGGAGATAGCAGTGAAGAAGGAAACCAAACCGACGGTAACGAAAACGAAGCTGTTAAGGTTGTTGTTCAAGACACCAGAAATTCTGATGGCGGTGGCGGTGGCGGTGGCGGAGGTGGTGGTGGTAATATTAACGTGACAAGAATTAGTGAAGGAGGATGGCCAACCGGAAGAGGAAGTGTACAATTCCAGGAAATAAAGCCGGAGGTGAGACACGTTATGCATTTCCCCGGCGGTAACGGTAACCAGTTACCGGTTGCGGAGAAAAGAGTTACAGTTGCGGTGGAGAATGGAGGAGGAACCGACGGTGGATATATGAGGAATAGAGCTTTTTACAGAGGGCAAAAAGGGAATAACGAAGGTTTAAATGTTACTTTCGAACAACCTTCTGGTGATTGGAATCAGAATCAGATGCAAGGTAATGGGCCTTATGGTAATGGGCCGGGCCAAGGTCCGGGCCCAGGACATGTTTCATTTGTGGGCCCACCGAATGAAAGTCCTCCACGGAATCAATACCCACCGCATTATCATGGTCATGCGCCAGCATCTCCTACTGCGGGGTGTGGTGGAAACAGCTTTCATACGGCGTATGCTCCTTCGATGAGATACGGTGCATCGTATTGTACGACGTCGTCGCAACCATATTCGTATACTCATGCGCATCAGAGTAATGATTCTGACTCGGAAACTTATGCTTATATTGCACCGTCACGCCGGTCACATTCATTTGAATTATTTAGTGATGAAAATCCTAATGCTTGTTCAGTTATGTGA